A genome region from Maridesulfovibrio salexigens DSM 2638 includes the following:
- a CDS encoding TIGR00282 family metallophosphoesterase: MRILFFGDIFGRPGRKGIAAKVKALREELDLDLIIANGENASQGIGLSIKNAQQLLDYGIDLLTSGNHIWKFSNIYSFLKTSDRIVRPANLPEGTRGRGWTSFEVRGEVPVAVINLQGRVFMDPVECPFKCADKILQEIDPEIKVILVDFHAEATSEKQSLGRYLDGRVSAMLGTHTHVQTNDARIFENGTGYITDAGMCGPVESCLGLSPNPVIKRFVTGLPQKWKVAGGPIELQGVLLEIDEETGRTVSIETYNSGRMTV; this comes from the coding sequence ATGCGCATACTATTTTTCGGTGACATATTCGGCAGACCCGGTCGTAAGGGGATAGCTGCAAAGGTTAAGGCTCTTCGTGAGGAGCTTGACCTTGATTTGATTATTGCTAACGGAGAGAATGCTTCGCAGGGAATCGGGCTCTCAATTAAAAATGCCCAGCAGTTACTCGATTACGGGATTGATCTTTTGACTTCCGGTAACCACATATGGAAGTTCAGTAATATTTATTCTTTTTTGAAGACCAGTGACCGGATAGTGCGTCCGGCAAATCTGCCGGAAGGAACTCGTGGAAGGGGCTGGACTTCTTTTGAAGTCCGTGGTGAAGTGCCCGTTGCGGTTATTAATCTGCAGGGACGGGTCTTTATGGATCCGGTGGAATGCCCATTTAAGTGCGCAGACAAAATTTTACAGGAAATCGACCCGGAGATTAAGGTCATACTGGTTGATTTTCATGCTGAGGCCACTTCGGAGAAGCAGAGCCTCGGGCGTTATCTTGACGGGCGCGTCAGTGCCATGCTGGGAACCCATACACATGTGCAGACAAATGATGCCCGTATTTTTGAAAACGGCACCGGCTATATTACCGATGCAGGTATGTGCGGTCCGGTTGAATCCTGTTTGGGCTTAAGCCCTAATCCAGTCATCAAACGGTTTGTGACCGGTCTTCCCCAGAAATGGAAGGTTGCTGGCGGCCCTATAGAATTACAGGGTGTGCTGCTTGAAATAGATGAAGAAACAGGACGGACTGTCTCAATTGAGACATATAACTCAGGCCGGATGACCGTATAA
- a CDS encoding cell division protein ZapA, translating to MPRYTIPVLGLEISFKTDADKERIEAAKDVLEERFSELTRGGKDVSREKLLTCLALSLADDYLEHSRKLETMEEKINALLEK from the coding sequence ATGCCCCGTTATACTATTCCCGTTCTCGGACTTGAAATTTCTTTCAAGACCGATGCGGACAAAGAAAGAATTGAAGCCGCAAAAGATGTGCTCGAAGAGAGATTTAGCGAGCTTACCCGGGGCGGAAAGGATGTCAGCAGGGAGAAATTGCTCACCTGTCTGGCTCTTAGTTTGGCCGATGATTACCTTGAACACAGCCGCAAACTCGAAACAATGGAAGAGAAAATTAACGCGCTGTTAGAGAAGTGA
- the tyrS gene encoding tyrosine--tRNA ligase translates to MNIYDELKWRGLINQVSDEEKVREYLDTPGQYMYCGFDPTADSLHIGNLVPLLSLVRMKRAGHNPLFLLGGATGRIGDPSGKDKEREFTSIEKVESQAANIRTQIEAFVERNTGEKAEVVNNYDWMKEISFLDMLRDVGKHFSVNWMMAKESVKGRFGRDDVGISYTEFSYMLLQSYDFYHLFNEKGCQLQIGGGDQWGNITAGCELIRRKAQGEGFAVTFPLITTASGQKFGKSEGNAVFLNAELTSPYTFYQFWINTDDRDVIKFLKYFTFLTEEEIAEIAKEHEEAPHLRAAHKRLAEETTIMIHGKEELEKVQAATAALFGKGDIMSVDAATLRGAMEAAPGVEYAKADLPDLPQILLDLGMVKSKGQARKDIQGGGLYINNERVADFDYVPGDDDFIGGECMLIRKGKKNYGLVTLK, encoded by the coding sequence ATGAACATTTACGATGAACTAAAGTGGCGAGGGCTGATCAATCAGGTGTCTGACGAAGAGAAGGTACGCGAGTATCTGGATACTCCGGGTCAGTACATGTATTGCGGCTTCGACCCCACTGCCGACAGCCTGCATATCGGTAACCTTGTTCCTCTTCTCAGTCTTGTACGCATGAAGCGTGCGGGACACAATCCGCTATTTTTGCTCGGCGGTGCTACCGGACGTATCGGTGACCCCAGCGGTAAGGACAAGGAAAGGGAATTTACTTCTATCGAAAAGGTAGAATCTCAGGCTGCAAACATCAGAACCCAGATTGAGGCTTTTGTTGAACGCAACACTGGCGAAAAAGCAGAAGTAGTCAATAACTACGACTGGATGAAAGAGATTTCCTTTCTTGATATGCTGCGCGATGTAGGCAAGCACTTCTCCGTTAACTGGATGATGGCTAAAGAATCCGTTAAGGGTCGTTTTGGTCGTGATGATGTAGGTATCTCCTACACTGAATTCAGCTACATGCTGCTGCAGAGTTACGACTTTTACCATCTCTTCAATGAAAAGGGCTGCCAGCTTCAGATTGGTGGCGGTGACCAGTGGGGTAACATCACCGCAGGTTGCGAACTGATCCGCCGCAAGGCTCAGGGTGAAGGTTTCGCTGTAACCTTTCCGCTGATTACCACTGCATCCGGTCAGAAATTCGGTAAGAGTGAAGGCAATGCTGTTTTCCTGAATGCTGAATTGACTTCCCCGTACACATTCTATCAGTTCTGGATCAACACTGATGACCGTGATGTAATCAAGTTCCTCAAGTACTTCACTTTCCTCACTGAGGAAGAGATTGCTGAGATTGCTAAAGAGCACGAGGAAGCTCCGCATCTGCGTGCAGCTCATAAGCGTCTTGCTGAAGAGACCACCATTATGATTCACGGCAAGGAAGAGCTGGAGAAGGTTCAGGCTGCAACAGCTGCTCTGTTCGGCAAGGGCGACATCATGTCTGTTGATGCCGCAACCCTGCGCGGTGCTATGGAAGCTGCTCCCGGTGTAGAATACGCTAAAGCGGATCTGCCCGATCTGCCCCAGATCCTGCTCGACCTCGGCATGGTTAAATCCAAAGGTCAGGCCCGCAAGGATATTCAGGGTGGTGGACTTTACATCAACAACGAACGTGTTGCTGATTTTGATTATGTTCCCGGCGATGATGACTTTATCGGCGGCGAATGCATGCTCATCCGCAAAGGTAAAAAGAACTACGGTTTAGTTACCCTTAAATAA
- the rny gene encoding ribonuclease Y has product MFGDFFLILFGIALGAAGGYALHRYVNSKRLADSQGLADRIVQEARKEAEAMKKEIKLQGQDEVYALKKEQENEYKEMERGLKRQEERLQEKEERLENKLEKVASKESEVVTLEKRMIKQEKKLEGLREDLEKRKDEHERKLQEVSGLTVEEAREKLMTEIESRTRHEAAKMVRSIEMEAKEEGTRKARKILALAIQRYSGDYVNEQTVTAVTLPSEDMKGRIIGREGRNIRALEAATGVDLIIDDTPETVVLSAYSPLRREVAKQALERLIHDGRIHPARIEDIVNKVEQEMDVKLREIGEQATFDVGVHGIHPEIVKLIGQLQYRTSFSQNVLQHSLEVAFLCGIMAAELGMDEKIAKRAGLLHDIGKAVDHEIEGPHAVIGADLAKKHGESKEIIHAIQAHHEDIPPKSVLATLVQAADSLSGARPGARKELLENYVKRLEELENVATGFDGVSKAYAIQAGREIRVMVDAEKVSDDNTHMLCKDIATKIENNMTYPGQIRVTVIRERRSVGYAK; this is encoded by the coding sequence ATGTTTGGGGATTTTTTTCTGATTTTATTTGGAATCGCCCTAGGTGCCGCAGGCGGTTACGCTCTGCATCGGTACGTGAATTCCAAACGTCTGGCTGATTCGCAAGGATTGGCAGACCGTATTGTCCAGGAAGCCCGTAAAGAAGCTGAAGCCATGAAAAAGGAAATTAAGCTTCAGGGTCAGGACGAAGTTTATGCTCTGAAAAAAGAGCAGGAAAATGAGTATAAAGAAATGGAGCGCGGCCTGAAAAGGCAGGAGGAGCGCCTCCAGGAAAAAGAAGAGCGTCTTGAGAACAAGCTTGAAAAAGTAGCCAGCAAAGAGTCCGAAGTTGTGACTCTTGAAAAGCGTATGATCAAGCAGGAAAAGAAGCTCGAAGGTCTTCGCGAAGATCTCGAAAAAAGAAAGGATGAGCATGAGCGCAAATTGCAGGAAGTCTCTGGGCTGACTGTTGAGGAAGCGCGTGAAAAGCTCATGACCGAAATTGAAAGCAGGACCCGCCACGAGGCTGCCAAAATGGTTCGTTCCATTGAAATGGAAGCCAAGGAAGAGGGAACCCGCAAGGCCCGCAAGATTCTCGCCCTCGCTATTCAGCGTTATTCCGGCGATTACGTCAACGAACAGACCGTTACCGCTGTTACCCTTCCTTCTGAAGACATGAAGGGCCGCATCATCGGACGTGAAGGCCGCAACATCCGCGCTCTTGAAGCTGCTACAGGTGTTGATCTGATCATCGATGATACTCCGGAAACAGTTGTTCTCTCCGCTTACAGCCCGCTGCGCCGCGAAGTGGCTAAGCAGGCTCTTGAGCGTCTGATCCACGATGGACGTATCCACCCCGCTCGCATTGAAGACATCGTCAACAAGGTTGAGCAGGAAATGGATGTCAAACTGCGTGAAATTGGTGAACAGGCAACTTTCGATGTAGGCGTACACGGTATTCATCCCGAAATCGTCAAGCTCATCGGTCAGCTGCAGTACCGCACCAGTTTCTCTCAGAACGTTCTTCAGCACTCTCTTGAAGTGGCATTCCTCTGTGGAATCATGGCCGCAGAACTGGGCATGGATGAGAAAATCGCCAAGCGCGCAGGTCTGCTGCACGATATCGGTAAGGCTGTTGACCACGAAATCGAAGGTCCTCACGCTGTCATCGGTGCCGACCTTGCCAAGAAACATGGTGAATCCAAAGAGATCATCCACGCAATTCAGGCTCACCACGAAGATATTCCGCCCAAATCCGTACTCGCAACCCTTGTACAGGCTGCGGACTCCCTGTCCGGTGCTCGTCCCGGTGCGCGTAAGGAACTTCTGGAAAACTACGTTAAGCGTCTTGAAGAGCTTGAAAACGTGGCAACCGGTTTCGACGGTGTATCCAAAGCCTACGCCATTCAGGCAGGCCGTGAGATCAGAGTTATGGTTGATGCTGAAAAAGTATCTGACGACAACACCCATATGCTCTGTAAGGACATCGCTACCAAGATTGAAAACAACATGACCTATCCAGGCCAGATTCGTGTGACCGTTATCCGCGAACGGCGCTCGGTGGGCTATGCTAAGTAA